One segment of Microbispora sp. ZYX-F-249 DNA contains the following:
- a CDS encoding cold-shock protein yields the protein MSEGTVKWFNAEKGFGFIAPDDGTADVFVHYSAITSNGYRTLDQNQRVSYVTVQGNKGPQAEQVTPL from the coding sequence TTGTCTGAAGGCACTGTCAAGTGGTTCAACGCCGAAAAGGGCTTCGGTTTCATCGCTCCGGACGACGGCACCGCTGACGTGTTCGTTCATTATTCGGCGATCACCTCGAACGGTTACCGGACGCTGGACCAGAACCAGCGGGTCAGCTACGTGACCGTTCAGGGCAACAAGGGACCGCAGGCCGAACAGGTCACGCCGCTCTAA
- a CDS encoding dihydrolipoyl dehydrogenase family protein, with product MDGMYDVVVLGLGPGGEGVAGRLAEAGLSVAGVEARLIGGECAYWGCVPSKMMVRAAGLLAEARRVPGMAGSVRVSPKWAPVIDRITGEATDGWSDDAKAEHFESAGVHLVRGRGRITGPREVTVDGRVLRARRGIVLATGTSPDIPPIDGLEGTPYWTNRNAVTTRQAPESLIVLGGGAVGCELAQVFARFGTRVSVVEAADRLLPQAEPEAGVLLARVFAGEGLTAYTGVGAARVRHDDAGFTLTLEDGRTLHATRLLVATGRRTDLAAIGAAEAGLDESARFVAVDDRMRAADGVWAVGDVTGRGAYTHVAVYQGRIAARDILGEGGPAADYRAVPRVTFTDPEVGSVGLTEREAREAGLDVRVGFAHVDESARGWIHGAGHEGFVKLVEDARRGVLVGATSAGPAGGEVLGALVVAVQNEIPTTRLRHMMYTYPTFHRTIEDALETLDGHV from the coding sequence ATGGACGGCATGTACGACGTGGTGGTGCTCGGTCTGGGGCCGGGCGGAGAGGGCGTCGCGGGACGGCTGGCGGAGGCCGGCCTCAGCGTGGCCGGGGTGGAGGCCCGCCTGATCGGGGGCGAATGCGCCTACTGGGGCTGCGTCCCCTCCAAGATGATGGTGCGGGCCGCGGGACTGCTGGCCGAGGCACGCCGGGTGCCCGGCATGGCCGGTTCGGTCCGGGTGTCCCCGAAATGGGCCCCGGTGATCGACCGGATCACCGGCGAGGCCACGGACGGCTGGAGCGACGACGCCAAGGCGGAGCACTTCGAGAGCGCGGGCGTCCACCTCGTCAGGGGCCGCGGCCGGATCACCGGGCCACGTGAGGTGACCGTGGACGGCCGGGTGCTGCGGGCCCGGCGCGGGATCGTCCTGGCCACCGGGACCAGCCCCGACATCCCCCCGATCGACGGCCTGGAGGGCACGCCGTACTGGACGAACCGCAACGCCGTCACCACGCGGCAGGCGCCCGAGTCGCTGATCGTGCTGGGCGGCGGGGCGGTCGGCTGCGAACTCGCCCAGGTGTTCGCCCGGTTCGGCACGCGGGTGTCGGTCGTGGAGGCCGCCGACCGCCTGCTGCCGCAGGCGGAGCCCGAGGCGGGCGTGCTGCTGGCCCGGGTGTTCGCCGGCGAGGGCCTCACGGCGTACACCGGCGTCGGGGCCGCGCGGGTGCGGCACGACGACGCCGGCTTCACCCTGACGCTGGAGGACGGCCGGACCCTCCACGCCACGCGTCTGCTGGTCGCCACCGGCCGCAGGACCGACCTGGCCGCGATCGGCGCGGCGGAGGCCGGCCTCGACGAGAGCGCCCGGTTCGTCGCCGTGGACGATCGGATGCGCGCGGCCGACGGCGTGTGGGCGGTGGGCGACGTGACCGGCCGGGGAGCCTACACGCACGTCGCCGTCTACCAGGGCAGGATCGCGGCCCGCGACATCCTCGGCGAGGGCGGTCCCGCGGCCGACTACCGGGCGGTGCCCCGGGTCACGTTCACCGACCCGGAGGTGGGCTCGGTCGGCCTCACGGAGCGGGAGGCCAGGGAGGCCGGGCTCGACGTACGGGTGGGCTTCGCCCACGTCGACGAGTCGGCCCGCGGCTGGATCCACGGGGCCGGGCACGAGGGCTTCGTCAAGCTGGTGGAGGACGCGCGGCGCGGCGTGCTGGTGGGCGCCACCAGCGCCGGGCCGGCCGGTGGGGAGGTGCTCGGCGCGCTGGTGGTGGCCGTGCAGAACGAGATCCCCACGACGCGGCTGCGGCACATGATGTACACCTATCCGACCTTCCACCGGACCATCGAGGACGCGCTGGAGACGCTCGACGGCCACGTATAG
- a CDS encoding malate dehydrogenase: protein MTVKVTVTGAAGQIGYALLFRIASGQLLGADTPVKLSLLEIPQAVKSAEGTAMELDDCAFPLLRGIEISDDPAKAFDGANVALLVGARPRTKGMERGDLLEANGGIFGPQGKAINDHAADDIRVLVVGNPANTNALIAQSAAPDVPAERFTAMTRLDHNRALSQLAAKLNVPVAEIKKMTIWGNHSATQYPDLFHAEVGGKIAAEQVEQEWLRDTFIPTVAKRGAAIIEARGASSAASAANAAIDHVHDWVNGTPEGDWTSAAIPSDGSYGVPEGLISSFPVVSRNGRWEIVQGLEIDAFSRERIDASVGELVEERDAVRALGLI from the coding sequence ATGACCGTCAAAGTGACCGTCACCGGCGCGGCCGGCCAGATCGGTTACGCGCTGCTCTTCCGCATCGCCTCGGGCCAGCTCCTCGGGGCTGACACCCCGGTGAAGCTCAGCCTTCTGGAGATCCCGCAGGCCGTGAAGTCGGCCGAGGGCACCGCGATGGAGCTCGACGACTGCGCGTTCCCGCTGCTGCGCGGCATCGAGATCTCCGACGACCCGGCCAAGGCCTTCGACGGCGCCAACGTCGCGCTGCTCGTCGGCGCCCGCCCGCGCACGAAGGGCATGGAGCGCGGCGACCTCCTCGAGGCCAACGGCGGCATCTTCGGCCCGCAGGGCAAGGCCATCAACGACCACGCCGCCGACGACATCCGCGTTCTGGTCGTGGGCAACCCGGCCAACACCAACGCGCTCATCGCGCAGTCCGCGGCTCCCGACGTGCCGGCCGAGCGGTTCACCGCGATGACCCGGCTCGACCACAACCGCGCGCTCTCGCAGCTCGCGGCCAAGCTGAACGTGCCGGTGGCCGAGATCAAGAAGATGACGATCTGGGGCAACCACTCCGCCACGCAGTACCCGGACCTCTTCCACGCCGAGGTCGGCGGCAAGATCGCGGCCGAGCAGGTCGAGCAGGAGTGGCTGCGCGACACCTTCATCCCGACCGTCGCCAAGCGCGGCGCCGCCATCATCGAGGCGCGCGGCGCGTCCTCGGCGGCCTCCGCGGCCAACGCGGCGATCGACCACGTCCACGACTGGGTGAACGGCACGCCCGAGGGCGACTGGACCTCGGCCGCCATCCCCTCCGACGGCTCGTACGGCGTGCCGGAGGGCCTCATCTCCTCCTTCCCGGTGGTGTCCAGGAACGGCCGCTGGGAGATCGTCCAGGGCCTGGAGATCGACGCGTTCTCGCGCGAGCGGATCGACGCCTCGGTCGGCGAGCTGGTCGAGGAGCGGGACGCCGTTCGGGCGCTCGGCCTGATCTGA
- the cysS gene encoding cysteine--tRNA ligase produces the protein MGLRLYDTHRRAVRDFVPRIPGMVSIYLCGPTVVVPPHVGQLRSQVNFDILHRWLKRSGYEVLLCRNVTDIEDKIIHRSVAEGVPWWRITGPVHRAFVRTYTALGCLPPSVEPRATGHIPEMIEMIEQLVASGHAYESDGDVYFSVGSYPNYGSLSRQQAERLRAAEENERGKRDPRDFALWKSAKPGEPVWSSPWGEGRPGWHLECSAMARRYLGTEFDIHGGGANLIFPHHENEMAQSRAAGDSFARFWLHNGPVTHRGEKIRKHPCNPLAVPALLDRVRPVELRYYLAAAHYRSPMEFSPDAMDEAAAAYRRVERFVLRVGSDAAAPLPPQFSEAMDNDLNVPRALTAVHRAVAVGNAALTSGDRERAAGECRSVRAMLNVLGLDPLSDTWHRETHLQEVAGGVLRVVRDLAAASARQGDHERARIMEQHIEMALAKRRHIEHPALIR, from the coding sequence GTGGGTCTTCGCCTTTACGATACGCATCGCCGCGCCGTCCGCGATTTCGTCCCCCGAATTCCCGGAATGGTGTCGATTTATCTCTGCGGCCCCACCGTCGTCGTGCCGCCTCATGTGGGACAGCTCAGATCGCAGGTGAATTTCGACATCCTGCACCGCTGGCTGAAACGCAGCGGATATGAGGTGCTGCTCTGCCGGAACGTCACCGACATCGAGGACAAGATAATTCACAGGTCCGTCGCCGAGGGGGTCCCCTGGTGGCGGATCACCGGTCCCGTCCACCGCGCCTTCGTCCGTACGTACACCGCTCTGGGGTGCCTTCCGCCCAGCGTGGAGCCTCGGGCGACGGGACACATCCCCGAGATGATCGAGATGATCGAGCAGCTCGTCGCGTCCGGGCACGCCTACGAGTCCGACGGCGACGTTTATTTCTCGGTCGGCTCCTACCCGAACTACGGGTCCCTTTCCCGGCAGCAGGCCGAGCGCCTGCGGGCGGCCGAGGAAAACGAGCGGGGAAAGCGGGACCCGCGCGATTTCGCACTGTGGAAGAGCGCGAAACCCGGCGAGCCGGTGTGGAGCTCACCCTGGGGCGAGGGGCGCCCGGGGTGGCACCTGGAATGTTCCGCGATGGCCCGCAGATATCTGGGCACGGAATTCGACATCCACGGCGGCGGCGCCAATCTCATATTTCCGCACCACGAGAACGAGATGGCGCAGTCGCGGGCCGCCGGGGATTCCTTCGCGCGTTTCTGGCTGCACAATGGACCGGTCACGCACCGGGGCGAGAAGATACGCAAACACCCGTGCAACCCGCTGGCCGTCCCGGCCCTGCTCGACCGCGTACGGCCGGTCGAACTCCGCTATTACCTGGCGGCGGCCCATTACCGCTCGCCGATGGAATTCAGCCCGGACGCCATGGACGAGGCGGCGGCGGCCTACCGGCGCGTCGAGAGGTTCGTGCTGCGGGTGGGCTCCGACGCCGCCGCGCCCCTCCCCCCGCAGTTCAGCGAGGCGATGGACAACGACCTGAACGTGCCGCGGGCCCTGACGGCCGTCCACAGAGCGGTGGCCGTGGGCAACGCCGCGCTGACGTCCGGAGATCGCGAACGGGCGGCCGGCGAATGCCGGTCGGTCCGGGCCATGCTGAATGTCCTCGGCCTCGATCCGCTCAGCGATACCTGGCACCGGGAAACGCATCTGCAGGAGGTCGCGGGGGGCGTACTCCGGGTGGTCCGTGATCTCGCCGCGGCCAGCGCCCGGCAGGGAGATCACGAACGCGCGCGGATCATGGAGCAGCACATTGAGATGGCCCTCGCCAAACGACGCCATATCGAGCACCCCGCGCTTATCAGATAG
- a CDS encoding alpha-amylase family protein, with translation MTSDLWWKNAVVYCLDIETFADGNGDGIGDFRGAIQRIDHLDRMGVTCIWLMPFFPTPDKDDGYDITDFYSVDPRLGTLGDFVEFMRVARDRGIRVIADLVVNHTSDQHPWFKDARSSRDSRYRDWYIWSDKPEPDDPNGIVFPDEEDSLWEYDEKTEQYYFHRFYRFQPDLNTANPEVQDEISRILGFWMELGLSGFRVDAVPFLIEQVTDSDDLPDPHEFFACLRAFLSRRDGSAILLGEVNLPYDDLVRYFGNDLGDEITMCFDFITMQRTYLTLARQDAGPLAAALRERPSPPKDSQWATFVRNHDELTLDKLNDAEREEVFAAFGPDKDMQLFGRGLRRRVPTMLGGDMDRIKMVYSLLFSLPGTPVLFYGEEIGMGENLELEGRQAVRTPMQWTPHRNGGFSDADPSKVRIPMPTGDFGPEKVNVSAQERDPDSLLSWITRLIRHYRDCPELAWGQYTVLDTGAAAVFAHRADCDGETVVAVHNLGETETEVEITLDGLDSSKVLTDLLVDGTVEISDDGRARFPMSRYGCRWFRASTPETAPADSADVS, from the coding sequence ATGACCTCCGATCTGTGGTGGAAGAACGCGGTCGTGTACTGCCTCGACATCGAGACCTTCGCCGACGGCAACGGCGACGGGATCGGTGACTTCAGGGGGGCGATCCAGCGCATCGACCATCTGGACCGGATGGGCGTGACGTGCATCTGGCTCATGCCGTTCTTCCCGACGCCCGACAAGGACGACGGCTACGACATCACCGACTTCTACAGCGTCGATCCGCGGCTGGGCACGCTCGGCGACTTCGTCGAGTTCATGCGCGTGGCCAGGGACCGCGGCATCAGGGTCATCGCCGATCTCGTGGTCAACCACACCTCCGACCAGCACCCCTGGTTCAAGGACGCGCGTTCCAGCCGGGACTCCCGCTACCGGGACTGGTACATCTGGTCGGACAAGCCGGAGCCCGACGACCCCAACGGCATCGTCTTCCCCGACGAGGAGGACAGCCTCTGGGAGTACGACGAGAAGACCGAGCAGTACTACTTCCACCGGTTCTACCGGTTCCAGCCCGACCTGAACACGGCCAACCCCGAGGTGCAGGACGAGATCTCCCGGATCCTCGGCTTCTGGATGGAGCTGGGCCTGTCGGGCTTCCGGGTGGACGCCGTGCCGTTCCTCATCGAGCAGGTCACCGACAGCGACGACCTGCCCGACCCGCACGAGTTCTTCGCCTGCCTGCGGGCCTTCCTCAGCCGCCGCGACGGCAGCGCCATCCTCCTCGGCGAGGTGAACCTGCCGTACGACGACCTGGTGCGGTACTTCGGCAACGATCTCGGCGACGAGATCACCATGTGCTTCGACTTCATCACCATGCAGCGGACGTACCTGACGCTGGCCCGCCAGGACGCCGGTCCGCTGGCCGCCGCCCTGCGGGAGCGGCCGTCCCCGCCCAAGGACTCGCAGTGGGCGACGTTCGTCCGCAACCACGACGAGCTCACGCTCGACAAGCTGAACGACGCCGAGCGCGAGGAGGTCTTCGCGGCCTTCGGCCCCGACAAGGACATGCAGCTGTTCGGCCGGGGCCTGCGGCGACGCGTGCCCACGATGCTGGGCGGCGACATGGACCGGATCAAGATGGTCTACAGCCTGCTGTTCTCCCTGCCGGGCACCCCGGTGCTCTTCTACGGCGAGGAGATCGGCATGGGGGAGAACCTGGAGTTGGAGGGCCGCCAGGCCGTCCGCACGCCGATGCAGTGGACCCCCCACCGCAACGGCGGCTTCAGCGACGCCGACCCCTCCAAGGTGCGGATTCCCATGCCCACCGGGGACTTCGGCCCGGAGAAGGTCAACGTCAGCGCGCAGGAGCGCGACCCCGACTCGCTGCTGTCCTGGATCACCCGGCTGATCCGGCACTACCGCGACTGCCCGGAGCTCGCCTGGGGCCAGTACACGGTGCTCGACACCGGCGCGGCCGCCGTGTTCGCCCACCGGGCCGACTGCGACGGCGAGACGGTCGTGGCCGTGCACAACCTCGGCGAGACCGAGACGGAGGTGGAGATCACGCTGGACGGGCTCGACTCGTCCAAGGTGCTGACCGACCTTCTGGTGGACGGCACGGTCGAGATCTCCGACGACGGCCGGGCCCGCTTCCCCATGAGCCGGTACGGCTGCCGCTGGTTCCGCGCCTCCACCCCCGAGACGGCCCCGGCGGATTCCGCCGACGTCTCCTAG
- a CDS encoding phosphotransferase enzyme family protein yields the protein MRTMEPAPLAEEAFRVLREVCATIGADARGAQLLRLRSNAVFKLRADAGGGEMVVRIATAPDALTRLPVVVAVARWLADRGFPTVRPADEIADQPIVHDGRAVTFWRYVPSRGRPTTRQLGRVLRSLHREPVPPVGLRTLTDPLAEVRHAVEHRAEVLTAGQRSWLSDRIEELTGRWRDLDTGSPVLLHGDAWIDNLLRCRDGHVVLCDWDGVAVGPREWDLVHTYHGQRRFGLSTADVDEFARAYGSDLRLWPGYGTLMEVRDMYAVGIHIRNASGDPFSRQELPRRLDSLTRGDGHARWYMAAPA from the coding sequence ATGAGGACGATGGAGCCGGCGCCGCTGGCCGAGGAGGCGTTCAGGGTCCTGCGCGAGGTCTGCGCGACGATCGGGGCGGACGCGCGGGGCGCGCAGCTCCTGCGGCTGCGCAGCAACGCGGTCTTCAAGCTGCGCGCGGACGCGGGCGGCGGGGAGATGGTGGTGCGGATCGCGACCGCGCCGGACGCGCTGACCCGGCTGCCGGTGGTCGTGGCGGTCGCACGCTGGCTCGCCGACCGGGGCTTTCCGACCGTGCGGCCGGCCGACGAGATCGCCGACCAGCCGATCGTGCACGACGGCCGGGCGGTCACCTTCTGGCGGTACGTCCCCTCCCGCGGCCGTCCGACGACCCGGCAGCTCGGCCGGGTGCTGCGCAGCCTGCATCGGGAGCCGGTGCCGCCGGTGGGGCTGCGGACGCTGACCGACCCGCTCGCGGAGGTGCGGCACGCGGTGGAGCACCGGGCCGAGGTGCTCACCGCCGGCCAGCGGTCGTGGCTGAGCGACCGCATCGAGGAGCTCACCGGGCGCTGGCGCGACCTCGACACCGGGTCGCCGGTGCTGCTGCACGGTGACGCCTGGATCGACAACCTGCTGCGGTGCCGGGACGGGCATGTGGTGCTGTGCGACTGGGACGGCGTGGCCGTCGGCCCGCGCGAGTGGGACCTGGTGCACACCTACCACGGGCAGCGCCGCTTCGGCCTGTCGACGGCCGACGTGGACGAGTTCGCCCGCGCGTACGGCTCGGACCTGCGGCTGTGGCCCGGCTACGGCACGCTGATGGAGGTGCGGGACATGTACGCCGTGGGCATCCACATCCGTAACGCCTCCGGCGATCCGTTCTCCCGGCAGGAGCTGCCCCGGCGGCTCGACTCGCTCACGCGCGGTGACGGGCACGCGCGGTGGTATATGGCGGCACCGGCATAG
- a CDS encoding XRE family transcriptional regulator — MARGEHSPACARRWREQAQVRQWTLWQTVQAIHGCCGVSLLKAHRLGRGWSARQAIEELEHLCEQQDLGHPRASIDLLNAWENNRARPRPQTIDLLARLYRANAVRLGLAADYCEDAGAQKIVVVGPGQAGEQARAEDPAPDDPERRALFHQAMLMGTPNGRFFAEVEGLRHDLDRTLATGTVSEDQLDRLDEQVLRYRREYMTTPPTPMLCRVMLEISDVRRLSAVRQPLSVQRRLLTATTMLTLLAADALMKLGDTRQAHAWYGTARAASDDVGDLRLRALVRAQQTMLLYYYGDLNETVRLAREARTLAGSAPSSPAALAAAAEARALARMGDGKAARIALAEAEQIFARMRGMSQDDLAFVFTEKRMKFYRTGTLIELGDAQQVQGIDGFPPGFQTIDPALILLDQASHLARNGDHEEACRIAADALRQVPAEHRTSIVVTRARALLADADPALPAVRRLRRVLAESTPTLALSGLFPATDSPAAENA; from the coding sequence ATGGCCCGCGGAGAGCACTCACCCGCTTGCGCGCGTCGCTGGCGCGAACAGGCACAGGTACGGCAGTGGACGCTCTGGCAGACCGTCCAGGCGATCCACGGGTGCTGCGGCGTCAGCCTGCTGAAGGCCCACCGGCTCGGCCGCGGCTGGTCGGCCCGGCAGGCCATCGAGGAGCTGGAGCATCTGTGTGAGCAGCAGGACCTCGGTCACCCGCGGGCGAGCATCGACCTGCTGAACGCCTGGGAGAACAACCGGGCCCGTCCGCGTCCCCAGACCATCGACCTGCTGGCCCGGCTCTACCGGGCCAACGCCGTACGGCTCGGCCTGGCCGCCGACTACTGCGAGGACGCGGGCGCACAGAAGATCGTCGTGGTCGGGCCGGGCCAGGCCGGCGAGCAGGCCCGGGCCGAGGACCCGGCCCCCGACGACCCGGAGCGCAGGGCGCTGTTCCACCAGGCGATGCTGATGGGCACGCCCAACGGCCGGTTCTTCGCGGAGGTCGAGGGCCTGCGCCACGACCTCGACCGCACGCTGGCCACGGGCACGGTGAGCGAGGACCAGCTCGACCGGCTGGACGAGCAGGTGCTGCGCTACCGCAGGGAGTACATGACGACCCCGCCGACGCCGATGCTCTGCCGGGTCATGCTGGAGATCTCCGACGTGCGCCGGCTGAGCGCCGTCCGCCAGCCGTTGTCGGTGCAGCGCCGCCTGCTCACCGCGACCACGATGCTCACGCTGCTCGCCGCCGACGCGCTGATGAAGCTGGGCGACACCCGCCAGGCCCACGCGTGGTACGGCACCGCCCGCGCCGCCTCCGACGACGTCGGCGACCTGCGGCTGCGGGCGCTGGTGCGGGCCCAGCAGACCATGCTCCTGTACTACTACGGCGACCTGAACGAGACCGTGCGGCTGGCGCGCGAGGCGCGGACGCTGGCGGGATCGGCCCCCAGCTCACCGGCGGCGCTGGCGGCGGCGGCCGAGGCCCGCGCGCTCGCCAGGATGGGGGACGGCAAGGCCGCCAGGATCGCGCTCGCCGAAGCGGAGCAGATCTTCGCCCGCATGCGCGGAATGAGCCAGGACGACCTGGCCTTCGTCTTCACGGAAAAGCGGATGAAGTTCTACCGCACCGGCACGCTGATCGAGCTGGGGGACGCCCAGCAGGTGCAGGGCATCGACGGGTTCCCTCCGGGCTTCCAGACCATCGACCCGGCGCTGATCCTGCTGGACCAGGCGAGCCACCTGGCCAGGAACGGCGACCACGAGGAGGCCTGCCGGATCGCCGCGGACGCGCTGCGGCAGGTCCCCGCCGAGCACCGCACCTCGATCGTCGTCACGCGGGCCAGGGCCCTGCTGGCGGACGCCGACCCCGCGTTGCCCGCCGTACGGCGCCTGCGGCGGGTGCTGGCGGAGTCGACGCCCACGCTCGCCCTCAGCGGGCTGTTCCCCGCGACGGACTCCCCTGCCGCCGAGAACGCGTGA
- a CDS encoding glycoside hydrolase family 6 protein — protein sequence MRSTPRPGAVGSTVRRGLVAAAVLALGATAAVATATSASAAVACKVNYTASQWQGGMSANLSIQNLGDALNGWTLTFTFPNSGQKVGQGWSGNWSQSGSTVTVTPMDWNKQLSSGGSTSIGFNGTWSGSNPTPTDFKINGVSCNGTQQSPTPPVSPSAPVSPSAPASPTPPVSPSPVVSPSAPASPTPPVSPPPPGVHVDNPYAGADGYVNPDWSASAKSEPGGSRVANISTAVWLDRIAAITSGSAGNNSKGLREHLDEAVKQDAANGNTPLTIQVVIYDLPNRDCSALASNGELKIAENGLARYKSEYIDVIAGIMADSKYSNLRIVTVIEPDSLPNLITNVSNFQACQEAQSSGAYVQGVQYALNKLHAISNVYTYVDAAHHAWLGWDNNFQPMVNLFHQVATGTTAGVNSIDGFIVNTANFAALTEPYFNINTSVNGQSVRQSTWVDWNWYVDESSFATALRNALVAKGFPNTIGMLVDTSRNGWGGSARPTKASTSTNVNTFVNESRVDRRIHAGNWCNQSGAGMGERPKANPAPGFDAYVWIKPPGESDGSSSQIPNDEGKGFDRMCDPTYGGNNLNGNNPSGALAGAPVSGHWFSAQFQQLMQNAYPPLS from the coding sequence ATGAGATCCACCCCCCGACCGGGAGCCGTGGGCTCCACGGTGCGCCGCGGCCTGGTCGCGGCGGCCGTGCTCGCCCTCGGCGCCACGGCGGCCGTCGCCACCGCCACATCGGCGAGTGCCGCGGTCGCCTGCAAGGTCAACTACACCGCCAGCCAGTGGCAGGGCGGCATGTCCGCCAACCTGAGCATCCAGAACCTGGGCGACGCGCTCAACGGATGGACGCTCACCTTCACCTTCCCCAACAGCGGCCAGAAGGTCGGCCAGGGCTGGTCGGGCAACTGGAGCCAGTCGGGCAGCACCGTGACGGTGACCCCGATGGACTGGAACAAGCAGCTGTCCAGCGGCGGCTCGACGAGCATCGGCTTCAACGGCACCTGGAGCGGCAGCAACCCGACGCCGACCGACTTCAAGATCAACGGCGTCAGCTGCAACGGCACCCAGCAGTCGCCGACCCCGCCGGTCTCCCCCTCCGCCCCGGTCTCCCCCTCCGCGCCGGCGTCGCCGACCCCGCCGGTCTCCCCGTCTCCGGTGGTGTCGCCCTCCGCGCCGGCGTCGCCGACTCCGCCGGTCTCGCCGCCGCCGCCCGGGGTGCACGTGGACAACCCGTACGCGGGCGCGGACGGCTACGTGAACCCGGACTGGTCGGCCAGCGCGAAGTCCGAGCCGGGCGGCTCGCGGGTCGCCAACATCTCCACGGCCGTCTGGCTGGACCGCATCGCCGCGATCACCTCCGGCTCGGCCGGCAACAACAGCAAGGGCCTGCGTGAGCACCTCGATGAGGCGGTCAAGCAGGACGCGGCCAACGGCAACACGCCTCTCACGATCCAGGTCGTCATCTACGACCTGCCGAACCGCGACTGCTCGGCGCTCGCCTCCAACGGTGAGCTGAAGATCGCGGAGAACGGCCTCGCGCGGTACAAGAGCGAGTACATCGACGTGATCGCCGGGATCATGGCGGACTCGAAGTACTCGAACCTCCGCATCGTGACGGTCATCGAGCCCGACTCGCTGCCGAACCTGATCACCAACGTCAGCAACTTCCAGGCGTGCCAGGAGGCCCAGTCCTCGGGCGCCTACGTCCAGGGCGTGCAGTACGCGCTGAACAAGCTGCACGCGATCAGCAACGTGTACACCTACGTGGACGCGGCTCACCACGCCTGGCTCGGCTGGGACAACAACTTCCAGCCGATGGTGAACCTCTTCCACCAGGTCGCCACCGGCACCACCGCCGGCGTGAACAGCATCGACGGTTTCATCGTGAACACCGCCAACTTCGCCGCGCTGACCGAGCCGTACTTCAACATCAACACCTCGGTGAACGGCCAGTCGGTGCGTCAGTCGACGTGGGTCGACTGGAACTGGTACGTGGACGAGTCGTCCTTCGCGACCGCTCTCCGCAACGCGCTGGTGGCGAAGGGCTTCCCGAACACCATCGGCATGCTGGTCGACACCTCCCGCAACGGCTGGGGTGGCTCGGCCCGCCCGACCAAGGCGAGCACGTCCACCAACGTGAACACCTTCGTCAACGAGTCGCGCGTCGACCGCCGGATCCACGCCGGCAACTGGTGCAACCAGTCCGGCGCCGGTATGGGTGAGCGGCCCAAGGCGAACCCCGCCCCCGGTTTCGACGCCTACGTCTGGATCAAGCCTCCGGGTGAGTCCGACGGCTCCAGCTCTCAGATCCCGAACGACGAGGGCAAGGGCTTCGACCGGATGTGCGACCCGACCTACGGCGGTAACAACCTGAACGGCAACAACCCGTCCGGTGCTCTCGCCGGCGCCCCGGTTTCGGGCCACTGGTTCTCCGCCCAGTTCCAGCAGCTCATGCAGAACGCCTACCCGCCCCTCTCGTAA
- a CDS encoding DUF427 domain-containing protein: MEPTKRGRVRVETTAKRVRVYAEGRAVADTTRALLVWEVPYYPTYYFPADDVRVEELKATAETRHSPSRGDAVVHDVAGRPGAALVYGDDAPLEEIRGHVRFDWNAMDNWFEEDEEVFVHARDPYTRVDVLASSRHVRVEVDGVTVADSRSPRILFETGLPPRYYLPKTDVRLDLLRPSETVTHCPYKGRAVYWSVGGDESGRDLVWSYPTPLAESQKIAGLVAFYDEKVDVYVDGVLQDRPKSKFA, from the coding sequence ATGGAGCCGACGAAACGGGGCCGCGTCCGGGTGGAGACGACGGCCAAGCGTGTGCGTGTCTACGCCGAGGGCCGCGCGGTGGCCGACACCACCCGGGCCCTGCTGGTCTGGGAGGTCCCGTACTACCCGACGTACTACTTCCCGGCGGACGACGTCCGCGTGGAGGAACTGAAGGCGACCGCAGAGACGCGGCACTCGCCCAGCAGGGGAGACGCGGTGGTCCACGACGTGGCCGGCCGGCCCGGCGCGGCCCTCGTGTACGGGGACGACGCCCCGCTGGAGGAGATCCGGGGCCATGTCCGCTTCGACTGGAACGCGATGGACAACTGGTTCGAGGAGGACGAGGAGGTCTTCGTCCACGCCCGCGACCCGTACACCCGGGTGGACGTCCTGGCCAGCTCGCGCCACGTCCGGGTGGAGGTGGACGGCGTCACCGTCGCCGACTCGCGCAGCCCGCGGATCCTGTTCGAGACCGGCCTGCCGCCGCGCTACTACCTGCCCAAGACCGATGTGCGGCTCGACCTGCTGCGCCCGTCCGAGACCGTGACCCACTGCCCGTACAAGGGCCGCGCGGTGTACTGGTCGGTCGGCGGGGACGAGTCCGGCAGGGACCTCGTCTGGTCCTACCCGACGCCGCTCGCGGAGTCCCAGAAGATCGCCGGACTGGTCGCCTTCTACGACGAGAAGGTGGACGTGTACGTCGACGGCGTCCTCCAGGACCGCCCGAAGTCGAAGTTCGCCTGA